CTCAGATGAAATGCTCGTCGAAATACGAAGTAAAAGAGAGGAAGAGAAAAATGGATAAACAACAATTAATGAACAAGGCTAAGGAAGCACGTGAAAATGCGTATGTTCCTTACTCAAAGTTCCAAGTCGGAGCAGCATTACTTATGGAGGATGGATCGGTTTTCAAAGGGGCAAATATTGAAAATGCATCATATGGTCTAACCAATTGTGCTGAACGTACGGCTTTGTATAAGGCGTACTCGGAAGGCAACCGGACAGTCGAAGCTATTGCCATTATCGCTGATACGGAACGACCTGTGACTCCATGTGGGGCGTGTCGTCAAGTGATGGTTGAATTAATGCCACCAAATGCAGCAGTATACTTAACAAATTTAAAGGGTGATGTTCAGGAAATGACAGTATCAGAATTATTGCCAGGAGCATTTACAGCGGAGGATCTAAATGAATAATTCACCAAAAGGATTTAAATCAGGATTTGTTTCGATTATTGGAAGACCGAATGTCGGGAAATCTACCCTACTTAATTATGTGATTGGACAAAAGATTGCCATCATGTCAGACAAGCCACAAACGACACGTAATAAAATTCAAGGTGTCTATACGAGCAATGAATCGCAAGTTGTCTTTATTGATACACCTGGAATCCACAAGCCTAAACATAAGCTCGGTGACTTTATGATGAAAGTTGCACAAAACACTTTGCGTGGAGTCGACCTTGTATTATACGTGGTGGATGCTGGTGAAGCGTTTGGTAGTGGTGAGGAATATATTATTGAACGCCTAAAAGAAACGTCAACACCCGTCTTTCTAGTCATCAACAAAATTGATAAAGTGAAGTCAGATGATTTACTTGGCATTATTGAAACATACCGCACAAAGTATGATTTCACGGAAGTCATTCCGGTTTCGGCATTACAAGGAAGTAATGTGCCGACGTTAATGGAACAAATTATCGGCCATCTTGACGAAGGACCACAATACTACCCAAGCGATCAAGTCACCGATCACCCAGAGCGCTTTATTGTAGCAGAATTAATTAGAGAGAAAGTGCTTCATGTGACTCGCGAAGAAGTGCCACATTCCATTGCTGTTGACATCGAGCAAATGAAAAAACGTGACAATGACGTGATCTACATCGGAGCTACCGTCATCGTCGAAAGGAATTCACAAAAAGGAATTGTCATCGGCAAACAAGGCAGCCTCCTTCGTGAAGTAGGAAAACGCGCACGAGCCGACATCGAAACTCTACTAGGCTCAAAAGTCTACCTAGAGCTATGGGTCAAAGTCCAAAAAGACTGGCGCAACAAACCAAGCCACCTAAGAGACCTAGGCTTCAGAGACGAAGAATATTAAAAGAAAAGCGGAAGCGACTGTTCTGGAATGAGGGAAAACTAGGGGAAGCCAAAAGAAGTCGCTTTTTGACTTCGTTGGATTCACCGGGTTTACCCGAATTCCAAGGAGCTGCAGCTAGACAGAAAAGCGGAAGGGCTCGTTTAGTGGCGTATAAAATGGAGTACGGTGACCGAGATAAAGGAAACACAGAGAACGCAGTGATCTGATGTTGACTTATCGACCGAGGCGAACGGAATTTTACTAGCCACTGAGCCCAGCAGCTAGACAAGAAAAGCGGAGGTTGCCGTTAAGAGGCGTCATGCAAATGTAATTTCCATTTCCTTACTGCATTTGCGCGAAAACGTGTCTGATTTGCGCGGAAACGTATGAGATTTGCTCGAAAAAGCTAAATACTCGCGCGGAAATGGATACTTTCTGCGCGAAAACTTTCTCAGGAAGCTACATGTAGTCTAAAATTAGTCGTAGCGGCAGCTCAAACGTCGCTTTTTTTCCATTCAACTGAATTGTAACAAAAAAGAAATCATATTTTCACAATGGCTGGGCGTATAGCCATTGTTTTTTTATATGGAAACGATTAATATGAAAGCAGTAAGTGTTTCTTCAAAAATATGACAACGCCTCTTTGTCAAGTTGATGAAATTAACAATTATTCCTTAACATGATTTGTACAAACAAGGTCAACCTAGAAGTACAGGGCGTTAAAGTCTTGAGAGAAAGGTGGAATCTGAGATGCTCGATTTTTCCTGGAAGGTTTTTTCAATGACTGGCAACTTGGATACGTATTTATTAATGAAAGAGCTTGAGCGCGATTCTGATGATGAGTCAAGCCAAGAAGACGTTGATGCTATGGACACGTTAGACGCTCCCACTCATTGATCTTGTTTGTTCTAATATGAAGACGTGGTGAGTAGCTATGATGCAAAAAGTAGAAGCTGTTGTCATTCGAACAACAGATTATGGTGAATCGAATAAAATTGTTACGTTATACACGAGAGAAAATGGTAAGGTCGGCGTCATGGCACGTGGAGCGAAAAAACCTAAAAGTCGTCTCGCTGCTGTTTCCCAACTTTTTATTCACGGTCTCTTCTTGTTCCAAAGGAGCGG
Above is a genomic segment from Bacillus sp. FJAT-45037 containing:
- a CDS encoding cytidine deaminase, which gives rise to MKCSSKYEVKERKRKMDKQQLMNKAKEARENAYVPYSKFQVGAALLMEDGSVFKGANIENASYGLTNCAERTALYKAYSEGNRTVEAIAIIADTERPVTPCGACRQVMVELMPPNAAVYLTNLKGDVQEMTVSELLPGAFTAEDLNE
- the era gene encoding GTPase Era, with protein sequence MNNSPKGFKSGFVSIIGRPNVGKSTLLNYVIGQKIAIMSDKPQTTRNKIQGVYTSNESQVVFIDTPGIHKPKHKLGDFMMKVAQNTLRGVDLVLYVVDAGEAFGSGEEYIIERLKETSTPVFLVINKIDKVKSDDLLGIIETYRTKYDFTEVIPVSALQGSNVPTLMEQIIGHLDEGPQYYPSDQVTDHPERFIVAELIREKVLHVTREEVPHSIAVDIEQMKKRDNDVIYIGATVIVERNSQKGIVIGKQGSLLREVGKRARADIETLLGSKVYLELWVKVQKDWRNKPSHLRDLGFRDEEY
- a CDS encoding YqzL family protein produces the protein MLDFSWKVFSMTGNLDTYLLMKELERDSDDESSQEDVDAMDTLDAPTH